In Littorina saxatilis isolate snail1 linkage group LG8, US_GU_Lsax_2.0, whole genome shotgun sequence, a single genomic region encodes these proteins:
- the LOC138974512 gene encoding uncharacterized abhydrolase domain-containing protein DDB_G0269086-like, producing MAETSDTGGNTYADYLALGEKHGLNAEALFKFAQDQVDREERIQEREAKKAAAEAEAKKAEVETKKIEAQAQAEAKKQETEVKRLEVEAETRRLEMELDAKRLEADTEARKMDLEFKKAEAQQSTGGNAGGKSGYSRPQYPKLPMFKEDKDDIDSFLFRFETHAKANKWSDSEVIVAEDKMVWAETPGFKAEVRIVSGVEEDGSKEVLEGVGFCADVSHKKITEEVVLEKVVCGTSRAKAKKKLEDFPVPLKNVVTPDLSVNEEDLKSLLREDETLEEVLSVSREDEKYAVCAEKVVDVEECDCCSLLGYR from the exons ATGGCAGAGACTAGTGATACTGGTGGTAACACATATGCTGATTATTTGGCATTGGGAGAGAAGCATGGGTTAAACGCAGAagctttgtttaagtttgcccagGATCAGGTGGATAGAGAAGAGAGAATTCAGGAAAGGGAAGCAAAGAAAGCAGCAGCTGAGGCTGAGGCGAAGAAAGCTGAGGTTGAGACAAAGAAGATAGAAGCTCAAGCTCAGGCCGAAGCAAAGAAACAGGAAACGGAAGTAAAAAGATTAGAAGTAGAGGCTGAGACAAGAAGGTTAGAAATGGAATTAGATGCAAAGAGGCTAGAAGCAGATACTGAGGCAAGGAAAATGGATTTGGAGTTTAAGAAAGCAGAAGCACAGCAAAGTACAGGTggaaatgcaggtgggaaaTCAGGTTACAGCAGGCCCCAGTACCCAAAACTCCCCATGTTCAAGGAAGATAAAGATGACATTGACAGTTTTTTGTTCAGATTTGAAACGCATGCAAAGGCGAACAAATGGAGTGATTCAGA GGTGATAGTGGCAGAAGACAAGATGGTATGGGCAGAAACACCAGGTTTCAAGGCAGAGGTGAGGATCGTAAGCGGGGTAGAAGAGGATGGCAGCAAGGAGGTACTAGAG GGTGttggattttgtgctgatgtAAGTCACAAGAAAATCACTGAAGAGGTGGTACTTGAGAAGGTCGTGTGTGGTACGAGTAGGGCAAAAGCCAAAAAGAAACTGGAGGATTTCCCGGTGCCATTGAAAAATGTGGTTACTCCTGATTTGTCGGTTAACGAGGAGGATCTGAAAAGTTTGCTGAGAGAAGATGAGACATTGGAAGAGGTGTTGAGTGTGTCACGAGAGGATGAGAAGTATGCAGTTTGTGCAGAgaaagttgttgatgttgaggaA TGTGATTGCTGCTCGCTTCTGGGATACAGATAG